From Pleurocapsa sp. PCC 7319:
AATCGCTTTTACACTTGTGAAACTTGTGGAGAAGAAATTAAAAGTCCGATTGGGCTTCATAATCATAGGAAATATGAGCATGGCTACAATCATAAAGTAGTTGCCATGATTTCTTTAGAAGAAAAAGAAGATGTTTATTGCTTAAGTGTTCCTAAATACAATAACTTTGCTCTTAGTGCAGGAGTATTTGTTCATAATTGTGGGATGGCTGCGGTTAAGATGCCCTTTACAGGCGATGGCTTGGAAGGAAAGTTGAAAAAAATACGTCATCAAATTGAGCGCTCTATTCCTGTTGGCAGATGGGGTAATAAACGAATTGAAAAAAACGTTACCAATTGGCAAGGTTGGCGAGATTTTAAAGAATTACATCCAGGGGTGCAAGACTTAGACAATAAAGCCTTGCAACAAATGGGTTCTCTTGGAGGTGGCAATCACTTCATTGAACTGTGCTTGGATACAGAAAACTATGTCTGGTTAATGTTGCATTCAGGTTCACGGCACATTGGCAATAAATTAGCTCAGTGTCATATTTCTACCGGAAAAAAACTGGCAGAATTAGCAAATATTAGCTTGCCCGATCCAGATTTAGCTTATTTTGTTGCAGGAACACCAGAATTTGCCGCATATTGGCGAGATTTGCAGTGGGCGCAAAATTACGCTCGTTTTAATCGAGATGTAATGATGGGACGTTTTAAAAAGATAGTTGAGGAATTTGTCACTGGCGGCAAAGAGATCAAACCTTTACTATCGGTAAATTGTCATCATAACTATGCTGAAAAAGAAGTTCACTTTGGTAAAGAAGTTTATGTTACACGTAAAGGAGCGGTAAGAGCCAAGTCAGAAGACTACGGAATTATTCCTGGTTCAATGGGAACTAAATCTTATATTGTTAAAGGAAAAGGAAACCACGATAGTTACTGTTCTTGCTCCCATGGGGCTGGACGGTTAATGTCCCGTACCAAAGCCAAAAAGGAGTTTACCGTCGAAGACGTAATCGAGCAAACTCAAGGAGTCGAGTGTCGTAAAGACAGCAAAATTATCGATGAAATTCCTGGAGCATATAAGCCGATTGAGCAGGTAATGGCACAGCAAAATGATTTAGTAGAAGTTGTAGCTACTTTAAAACAAGTTGTGTGTGTTAAAGGATAATTTGTATCAAAAGAGGTAAATTCGTGTTTACATCTAAACAATGAAGAGAATCAATCCTTTAAGTATATCCTTAGCTCTTAGCATATGTGTTTTGGGATGTGTAAACTCGAAAGATATTAATTGGGAAATTATTCCGATTACTGGTACTGTTTTGGGAACTGTCGAATATCCAAAACAGTACGGTCCATCAGAAATCAAGATTAGAGTTAAATTAGATTCGGAAGAAACAGTTTTAGTTAGCTCGACAACAAAAATGCCAATTGTCAAAGGTCAAGAAGTAAAACTTTATCAAGGAACTACAGATTCGGGAAGAAAATTCTACGTCTTTGCTCATCCATCTCAAGAAAAATAAAAATTGTGTGGCAAAACCTGAATATAGCATTACTTACCTAGGTTAGGACATTTTTGAAACTGATACTTGTTACTTGTTACTCTCCAGAAACTAAAATCAAGTAGAAGATGCCTCAACTACTTCTAAACCAAGGGATTTTGCTCTTTGCTTGAGATTTTTGATGAGTCTTTCTTGATATTTTTGTTCATAGTAATCAGCTCCACGATCGAGATAAGATTCTTTTTTTGTCCAGAGAGTATAGAATAGACGAGCAATTTTGTGTGCTGTAGCAGTAATGGCCTTGGGTGCGCCAGCACGGGAGCGAATGCGTCGATAAAATGCGCCCAAAGCTGAATGAGAACGACTAACAGCTTGAGCTGCCAATCGAAAAGCTGTTGCAGCTCGATTGTTAACTCGACGAGTCTGAGAACTTTTAACTTTGCCCCCTGTAATCCGACAACCAGGACATAATCCGAGCCAAGAGCTGAAATGTTTAGCACTCTTAAATTTAGTCGGGTCTAATCCTACTTCACTGAGGATGGTTTGCACTGTGACTACACTTAAACCATCAATGCTGGTAAAATCTACTCCCGCAATACGATAGAGATGAGAATGTAAGTCGAACCCTGATTTGATTGAGCGACGACACTTTTTCTGGCTATTTAGGGGCGGAGTCTCTTTTGTTTGGGAGGGCAATTTACTGAGACATTGTTCGATTTGTTCCTCTAATAATCCGATTTGTTGTTGATAAAATTGATAACAAGATAATTCTTGATGCAAAATAAAAACCATTTCTGGACGATAATTACCCGTTAGGGCATCTCTAATTTGTTGTGGACTACTTTTAATTCTTCGGTGTGCTAATTTGGCTAAGGTTTGTGGATTTCTTTCCCCAGCAATAATGGCCCTCAGAATATTTAATCCTGTCACCCCTGTAAGATCGCTAATGACTTTATGCAACTGCAAATTCATCTGTGTTAAAGCTTTTTGCATTCTTTGCACATGAGTCGAACTAGCTTGAATCAAATTTTCTCGTTGTCTTAAATAGCTTCTCAGTACAGTTATTTCTCCTTCGGGGATAAAGGAAGGTGCAAGTAAGCCATAACTATGCAGTTGTTGTAACCATTGACAATCTTGGACATCGCTTTTTCTTCCTGGTACTGTTTTTACATTGTGAGCATTGACTAAACAGACTTGGAAGTTATGCTGACTTAAGATGTTAAATAAAGGTATCCATTCTACTCCCGTCGATTCGAGGGCAATACTCGTCACACCGCATTCACTTAACCAATTTGCCAGAGCTAGTAAATCTGGTGTACTACACCCAAAACAACGAACATTAGATTCTGTTGCTGCTATAGGTACACAAACCCAATGCTCTCTTGAGCCAATATCAATTCCCGCCGAGTGCGGATTGATGACTTTTATTTCTGGCTCCTGTCTTTTGCTACTTTTTTTCTGGGATTTTTGGCTTCGACCAATTGGCTTCATTTTTTGCCCTCACTCTTGATAGGGAAATGTTTTCGATGAGGAATGGTTTTCTCTTGTCATTCTCTCCAACGGGATAAGGTTTTTTCTCCTTTCACCAATTTATTTGTCCACTTTCCTCTAACCAAGCTTATTCTCGGGCGTTCGTTGCACCATTGTAACTTCGGCTTTTTTGTGATGAAAACATTTCCACGTATCATGATACTTGGTCTACCAATTTGGTTTCTCATCTTTATTTTGGGGCGCAAAGCGTCCTTCAGGAGCTTATTACTTGCTACTTGTTACTTGCTACTTACGAACCAGTAACTTTGCTTGTCCTAACATAACTTTGTACGGCTATAGCAGTAGTTGGAGATACTGTCTAAAAACATACCTTAACGTTTCCGTCCTCAAGTCAGAAATCCTAACTAATAACCTAGACTAATTTGACCAGGAGCCAAAGCTATCTCGGTAGTTGCTCCTGGCGATCGCAATCTAACTTTTAATTTACCTTCGATAGTTACTCCCGTTACTTTTCCCGGGCAGTTATTAAACATTACCTGTTGTCCCAAACTACTGAGAATTGCTAAATAATCAATTAATAACTGTTCAATTCCTACTGATAGATAATACCGATATCCTAATAAGATTCCATAGGTAGTAATGGCTGCTAATTCTTCTAAAGATGTAATATTTTTTTGAGACTTATCTTGATAATACGATTGTAGGTTGATGCCAATTGCAGGAACAGGATTGCACCAATTAATTCCTACCCCCACAACAGCTTGGGTTATTTGATGTTGTGAATTGCGAGTTTCAATTTTGATCCCTCCTAGCTTACGTTGCTCTAGAATCAAATCATTTGACCATTTGATCGTTACTGGTAACTGATAATGCCTTAAAACTATGGCAATGCCCCAGGCTGTCGCCATCACTATATGTGAATGTTTATTTATAGCCAAATCAAGATCAAGACCAACAGAAAGATAGAGTCCACCATCTGATGAAACCCAACTCTTGCCCCACTGTCCTTTACCTGCAGTTTGTTTTAAAGCGATCGCCCCTACAGGAGTTTCGATGCCACTATCAATGAATTCCCAGAGTTTTGTATTAGTTGAAGAAATACTATCAAAAATGTGTAGAGGAATAGACGTAGCAATATCTGGTTGCTGAGTAACTATTTGACTATTATTAAGTCTCTGCCAAGTTTGTCGGTATAACTGTAGATTAAAAGCCAATTCTCTCAGGAAGATCGTTTTTCATAATTTGGGTTCATGGTAGCGTAACCTAATGAACTGTTAATGTGTTAAATTTCTCGTTGTTTAAGCCAACAATCATTCTTCCCCGAAGCGATACTAGCTACATCCGAGAATTATGACCGTGACTCCAAAGAATAAGCAAAAAGTTGCGCAACTTAGAGAACAACTCCAAAAAGCAGGATATGCATACTATGTATTAGATAATCCCATTATGGAAGATGGGGTCTATGACCAACTATATCGTCAGCTACAGGATTTAGAGCAAGAATATCCTGAATTAATAACTCCTGATAGTCCCACCCAAAGAGTGGGAGATAAGCCAGCATCCCAATTTACTTCTGTCAAACACAATATTCCTCTTTATAGTTTAGAAAATGCGTTTAATTCTGAAGAATTGGCTAAGTGGGAAACTCGATGGCAACGACAGTTAGAGGATATTCCCGAATTCGCCTACGTCTGCGAATTAAAAATAGACGGTAGCGCGATCGCTTTAACTTATGAGAATGGTATTTTGGTGAGAGGAGCAACTCGTGGTGATGGAGTTACGGGAGAAGAAATCACTCAAAATATTAAGACTATTCGCACTATTCCGCTGAAGTTAAGTATTGATCATCCTCCCTCAAGAGTAGAAGTTAGAGGTGAAGCATTTTTACCTCTGGATGTCTTTGAAGAGATTAATCAGGAACGAACAAGGCTAGGTGAGACTTTATTTGCTAATCCTCGTAATGCTGCTGCGGGTACACTGCGGCAACTTGATTCTAAAATTGTTGCTCAAAGGAAATTAAATTTCTTTGCTTATACTCTACATAGTGATGAAGGAGCAAATGAAGACATAAAATCCCAATGGCAGTCCCTAGAGCTATTACAGCAAATGGGATTTTTAGTTAATCCTAACCGTAAACTATGTCAGTCTCTTGTAGAAGTAGAAGCATATTTTCAAGAATGGGATACAGGCAGAAAAAACTTACCCTATATGACCGATGGTGTTGTAGTAAAACTTGATGATTATCAACTACAACAAAAATTAGGATTTACGCAAAAATTTCCGCGATGGGCGATCGCTTTAAAATATCCTGCGGAAGAGGCCCCTACTATAGTGCGGGATATTATCGTTAATGTAGGACGTACAGGTGCTGTTACACCAATGGCAGTAATGCAACCTGTGCAACTAGCTGGTACAACCGTACAAAGAGCAACTCTTCACAATAGCGATCGCGTTTCGGAATTAGATATTCGTGTGGGCGATACTGTAATCATCCGTAAAGCGGGAGAAATTATTCCAGAAGTTGTCAAGGTTTTAACTGAACTGCGTCCATCTGGAACTGTTACCTACCAAATGCCAACTATTTGTCCAGAATGCAATTCAATTTTGGTGCGTCCTAAAAATGAAGCAGTTACTCGATGTGTCAATAGTTCTTGCCCCGCAATCTTACGAGGTAGTATTATCCATTGGGCTTCCCGTAATGCTTTAGATATTCGTGGTTTGGGAGAAAGAGTAGCTATTTTGTTGATTGAAAATAATTTAGTTCAATCTGTTGACGATTTATATTCTTTGACTGTCAAACAAATTGCTAATTTAGAGCGCATGGGAACAAAATCAGCTGAGAATTTAGTTAGGGCGATCGCTGAATCTAAAAAGCAAACTTACGATAGGATTTTATATGGTTTAGGAATTCGTTTGGTTGGCAGTGTAAATGCTAATATACTAGCCAAAAGTTTTCCCTCCATCGAAGAATTATCTCAAGCATCTTTTGAATCAATTGAAGCAGTTTATGGCATTGGCGAAGAAATTGCCCAATCTGTTTTTGAATGGGTAAGAGTCCCAGAAAATATAGCATTGATTCAAAATCTACAAGCAGCAGGATTGGAGTTATCTTATTCAATGCCCGCCTCTAATACTAGTAACCAACCTAATCAAATATTAAGCGGAAAAACTTTTGTGATTACTGGAACTCTACCTAGTCTACAGCGTAATGAAGCTAAAAAAATAATTGAACAAGCTGGTGGAAAAGTAACAGGTTCAATTAGCAAAAAAACTGATTATTTACTACTGGGAGAAAATGCTGGTTC
This genomic window contains:
- a CDS encoding RtcB family protein — translated: MPHEQLNLSTAKPVLSWANHELDNREAQMAQNVTSLPFVFKHVALMPDVHLGKGALVGSVIATKDAVIPAAVGVDIGCFTGDTEIPLVDGKKYAIAELAQQQRSIYVYACTDSGKIVSAKAIARKTRHNASLVKVVLDNGREIRCTPEHQFMLRDGSYQEACNLQPDDSLMPFYSKTDKDGYTLIQQNYSGRWQKAHWIVARSGILGEIPKFENQRTIIHHKNFNQADNRPENLEFMGNCDHSAYHRSLVDRNTHWQSPEFEARRQKALAAKAKSKEGYKYFAQRGTANILSYMQNNPEHFHQSVARNGERGKQYLVAYNQSDKGRAKSKEIANRFYTCETCGEEIKSPIGLHNHRKYEHGYNHKVVAMISLEEKEDVYCLSVPKYNNFALSAGVFVHNCGMAAVKMPFTGDGLEGKLKKIRHQIERSIPVGRWGNKRIEKNVTNWQGWRDFKELHPGVQDLDNKALQQMGSLGGGNHFIELCLDTENYVWLMLHSGSRHIGNKLAQCHISTGKKLAELANISLPDPDLAYFVAGTPEFAAYWRDLQWAQNYARFNRDVMMGRFKKIVEEFVTGGKEIKPLLSVNCHHNYAEKEVHFGKEVYVTRKGAVRAKSEDYGIIPGSMGTKSYIVKGKGNHDSYCSCSHGAGRLMSRTKAKKEFTVEDVIEQTQGVECRKDSKIIDEIPGAYKPIEQVMAQQNDLVEVVATLKQVVCVKG
- a CDS encoding IS110 family transposase produces the protein MKPIGRSQKSQKKSSKRQEPEIKVINPHSAGIDIGSREHWVCVPIAATESNVRCFGCSTPDLLALANWLSECGVTSIALESTGVEWIPLFNILSQHNFQVCLVNAHNVKTVPGRKSDVQDCQWLQQLHSYGLLAPSFIPEGEITVLRSYLRQRENLIQASSTHVQRMQKALTQMNLQLHKVISDLTGVTGLNILRAIIAGERNPQTLAKLAHRRIKSSPQQIRDALTGNYRPEMVFILHQELSCYQFYQQQIGLLEEQIEQCLSKLPSQTKETPPLNSQKKCRRSIKSGFDLHSHLYRIAGVDFTSIDGLSVVTVQTILSEVGLDPTKFKSAKHFSSWLGLCPGCRITGGKVKSSQTRRVNNRAATAFRLAAQAVSRSHSALGAFYRRIRSRAGAPKAITATAHKIARLFYTLWTKKESYLDRGADYYEQKYQERLIKNLKQRAKSLGLEVVEASST
- a CDS encoding biotin--[acetyl-CoA-carboxylase] ligase, giving the protein MAFNLQLYRQTWQRLNNSQIVTQQPDIATSIPLHIFDSISSTNTKLWEFIDSGIETPVGAIALKQTAGKGQWGKSWVSSDGGLYLSVGLDLDLAINKHSHIVMATAWGIAIVLRHYQLPVTIKWSNDLILEQRKLGGIKIETRNSQHQITQAVVGVGINWCNPVPAIGINLQSYYQDKSQKNITSLEELAAITTYGILLGYRYYLSVGIEQLLIDYLAILSSLGQQVMFNNCPGKVTGVTIEGKLKVRLRSPGATTEIALAPGQISLGY
- the ligA gene encoding NAD-dependent DNA ligase LigA, producing MTVTPKNKQKVAQLREQLQKAGYAYYVLDNPIMEDGVYDQLYRQLQDLEQEYPELITPDSPTQRVGDKPASQFTSVKHNIPLYSLENAFNSEELAKWETRWQRQLEDIPEFAYVCELKIDGSAIALTYENGILVRGATRGDGVTGEEITQNIKTIRTIPLKLSIDHPPSRVEVRGEAFLPLDVFEEINQERTRLGETLFANPRNAAAGTLRQLDSKIVAQRKLNFFAYTLHSDEGANEDIKSQWQSLELLQQMGFLVNPNRKLCQSLVEVEAYFQEWDTGRKNLPYMTDGVVVKLDDYQLQQKLGFTQKFPRWAIALKYPAEEAPTIVRDIIVNVGRTGAVTPMAVMQPVQLAGTTVQRATLHNSDRVSELDIRVGDTVIIRKAGEIIPEVVKVLTELRPSGTVTYQMPTICPECNSILVRPKNEAVTRCVNSSCPAILRGSIIHWASRNALDIRGLGERVAILLIENNLVQSVDDLYSLTVKQIANLERMGTKSAENLVRAIAESKKQTYDRILYGLGIRLVGSVNANILAKSFPSIEELSQASFESIEAVYGIGEEIAQSVFEWVRVPENIALIQNLQAAGLELSYSMPASNTSNQPNQILSGKTFVITGTLPSLQRNEAKKIIEQAGGKVTGSISKKTDYLLLGENAGSKLTKAEKLGIPQLSETELLDLIAEK